Part of the Anabrus simplex isolate iqAnaSimp1 chromosome 4, ASM4041472v1, whole genome shotgun sequence genome is shown below.
atagaattacgactttcaaaatgcagagtttgttatggAAAAGACATCTTGAAGCCGAAACTTTTGGCAAtgttacttcattaaaatcattacatttgtctacttacgaaaatcttggaaactatcagacgtcgttacagactttgcacgatgaattcaatgcccgatttcaagaaatgaatgatatggcacctcaactttaaatatttatgaccccaatttcagcgcgtcctgaaaaatcaccatcatatttccaaacagggctgataaaactacagtgcaacgcaatccgaaaggcaggtactaccactacaacggtgatttaatttcattttacaaaggtgttcatccacaagaatttcccagacttcatgcttTTGCCTTAAAattacgtcaatgttcggtacaacttatgcatgcgaacagatgttttctattcttattttaaatgtagaactaggacttctctgtctgatactGTCTTAGAGACTGTACTTAGAATGTCTAATGCCAAATCGATTGTAAATatcggtaaattagttgccgcaaaacgatgtcaacaatcgacttaaacactacatgtacattaaggcaaacgcaatctATGCACGGAATAAATTGTTTATGTgctcacagaattgtcataaataatattgttttcataagctgcgcgctgacttgaccacctgtggttctgcctctgctacTTCCCCTGCTTCTTCCACCACGTctacggtgctatagcacagcaccgaaGCTGCTGCCGGGGCTGGCCGGGGCCGTGGAATCGTTTGCGTTAGACAGTTGTAGAGAGTCTTCAATCTAATAAAGTGTGCACACACTTTCACCCAGACAATTTCGACTTCAAGAAAGCTATTTTTAATATGTTCATAAGACACAAACTTTTATGAGTTTAAATATAACTTGTTTTTAGGCATATATTTTGTAATGTGTGTCTTAATCTTAATTTCTTCTTATTTAAGGTACGGTATTGTATAAGATGAGAATGATTCCAATAGAACCGAAACCGTTACTCATTTATCAAAATTGCACCTATTAAAGTGTTGATTGGTGGAGCATCCATAATTTAATGTCTTCTTTGAAAATCTCATTCCATGTTGAGAAGACTGAGTTCACTGCGTCTGTATTGGACCATACCATTCCTTAGATAGTTCTTTATACGTTCTATTTTCGATATTGTTCGTTCCGTTGAAGAAACCGTAACAGATAAAACGCCGTGGGTAATTCTTGAAATTATGATAGAGTTATCTACTACTAACAGTTGTTTATAATCATCTACATAGGTTGTCAAACCGACTTGTTTTACAATATTTTGTGAGGAAGTGTGTTGCTCGTGTTGTGAGAGTTGTCTGTACTAaactcaatataataataataataataataataataataataataataataacataactgCAACAAAATGTAACTACCTGATAATCCCTCTGCTTACGAATTGTAAAACAATTTTTAAATCCATTCAACAATACATTCGGTGGATTTTTTATTTTTCGGGGAAGTTTGTGGCGTTACACCACCGTATACTCGTCGCTATAAATAAATGGGTTAAATATGTGACATGTAGCTATAATTTCACAGTTTGAATAACTTGACAAttcatgtttttaaatatttatttaataaacagataacaacaacaacatacgtGGATAAATTAATGAACTCATCACAACTTTCAGTAGGCTGAAAAAATACCTGGGTCACGTGATCGGTCGTATTGTAATATCCACTACGACAGTTTCATCAGTCTTCTTCCACGGCGAGACTAGACTCTCACAGGACACGTCTAGAGCTTTGGTGCGGGTGCTTTGCGAAGATATAGGCATGATACCCCTCAACGTACGGAAAGAACTTGTCACTTGCAGCCATGCCCCAAATTTAGCGATATCTGTCCCATCTGATATCCTCGTGAACGTTATCCGCAATTTCCGCTGGCACAAGGAAACTTTGCATACGAACACGGAGGCAAAACATGAGAGCGGTACAGTATACTTCCGCACCTTCTGATCACTGGCTATCATTTTAGAACGAAAATGCGAGATCTCGATGGTAATACCACTTGCAGGCAATACTGTGATGTTGTGTTTCTTCTTAAGGTGGACGACCACGCTTTCCGCATCGCCTTGCCACCCGCAATCTCGTTGCCATGGACAACCCAAGAGGGTAAACTGACAACTGATTTCATGCGTTACGCGATCCTCGAGATGTAGGAATTCTTTGCAGCCCCATCTGTAAGCAGTAAATTAAATTCAAATTACTTTCACAAGCTGTTGAGAAAGGGACAGGTTCGTACTCTTACCAGTTGTTTtgcataaattaaaataataataataataataattaaagggcGGATTTTAATTACATGCCATATTTTTTATCGAAAAGTCATATTTTCGACAAATTTTAAGATATTGGTCATATTTCTACTTGATACACAATAAAGTCATTTCATGTCATATTCTAAGGATTTCCAAATTGAGTGAATTTGTATGCCAAGCTACTCAGCGAGGGAATCTTGCTGTAATAGTCAGGGAGTCTATTTGTGGACTGAATATTACTCTGTATGCGGGAATGGGGAGGTAGGAGGTAACTGGAATTATGAACAAGGAATCTTCATACATTTACCTAATGAGGAGCACGAAGTGATTGGCAATACTCAGGAGAAAGGCATTCTGGGATGCATACGTAGCTAATGAACTGGTATTTCTGTTTCCTAGAAAATAGAGGACTGTCTGGCTTGTTCTTTTGAGGCCACTTCTTCAGTGTAGTTTCAACATGCCTAAATCGAAGTGTTCAGAGAGTGTGGAATTAAGGCaatttgttaaggaatttggagagcaGAATTTTAATCGTGATGgtgttattttatattgtaaactgtgtgaAGTGAAGGTATGCGCTCAGAAACGTTTTCATGTTCATCAACACTGCGATACAACTAAACATCAGAAGTGCTTAATAAAATCTTCCGGGGGAGAGAATAGGCAGCGTTTGCTTTTTGAAAGGGCCTCATTTGCAGCTATTGCTCCGTCAGACAACAGATCGGAATTCTGTAAGGATCTCTGCAGGATGATGAGTACTTCAGATATTCTCTTGAAAAACTGAACAATACCAGCTTCAGGCCCTTCTTAGAGAAGTATATCAGTCAACCTACTCCCAATTAACCAACTTCGAGAAAATTTTATATCTCGAGTCTCTATGAAGATGTTTTAAAGAAGATAAGATCTGAAGTTCTCAACCACAAGATATGGGTTTCTTTGGACGAAACAACTGACGCAAATGAGAGGTACGTAGCTAACGTAATTACTGCCATTCTGAAAGATGACAAGCCCGGTAATGTGTTTCTCCTGACGTGTGAGGTTTTAAAGAAAGTAAATCATTCTTCCATTGCAGTGCTGTTTGATGATGCTATGAAGTTACTGTGGCCAGATGGGATAAAAAGAAACAACATACTACTTATTGTAACTGATGCCGCCTCGTACATGAAGAAAGCAGCCTaataagcagaccctacacggtcagtaatactgtcagtaccgaaaaatattgacagtaatactgatcgcgtgtggactggaatgatggaatgaaggccagtactgaagcaggtccggatttcctgatctgcgagcgtcagtactgtagagtggtggggatactgacagttatactgaccgtgtgagtgcgcttgtcattatttctgtcagtatcaacggagcagcggtggacgacaaatgcgtttctcaccaaggccaagtagaggtgcttgtggaaccgttaagtaggcctattgcaaaagtttatcgagctatatgaaacgctgccagaataaacgtacttaacacaatactttacatgtttccacaactgctgtactgatggaaactggtgacattatagcagaaaactttaaatcttcaaaatttataccagttgtaagatacctcactgtcaccgctaatcactctgccaccgataaacagcaccgcatgtttgtattttgccttattacaaaaggctctaccattcgtagtaatttcgaaaAAGTACcttcacgcattcggagatagttctgataatcttctgcttcggtatattgtgtttcccctcaacacttcatatgagaatacttttctcttttcctaagccaatctttaacccatcgtttacgtttaaaactgcgtttcgtgcagtactaatatgatagctacaaaatgcccgtcttttacgatccattttgatagaataccgcaattgcatgttataaatctcattccgtagtgacggttattgactttatttgtaaagtgagaatgccgcaatggtaagctagtgcactggtactgaccaaaatattgacagtaataatgatcgtgtaaggtcgctacaatattgatgcgtactgtcagtgttattgactcagtattactgatcagtattactgaccgtgtagggtctgcttaaggaCTAAATCTACTTTATCCGAAAATTGTCCACCTAACGTGCCTTACCCATGCTTTGCATAGAGTGGCCGAAGAGGTTCAGATCAACTACACTGAAGTAGATAAGTCAACTGCAAATGGCAAGAAAATGGCAAGGCTCCCCTTCGAGTTCAAAAGTTGAAAGAAACTGCTCCTGCTCTGCCTCTTCCACCTCAGCCTGTCCTTACTCGTTGGAGAACTTGGCTCGACGCTGTTCAATATTACTGCAGCAAGTATGATTCCTTCAAGGCGGTTGTTCAGGAATTTGATCCTTGCGATTCATCCTCTGTCAGGATTATGCAAAATTTGTTTACTTCTGCCTGCTTGGTCGGAAATTTGGCGTTCATATCGTCGAATTTCGGTGTGATAACAAAAGCAATCACTCGTCTTGAAACTGTGGGGCTTCCAATAAGTGACATCACGTTGGATATTGTGAAGAACATTGAGTGTGATTTAAAAAAAGGGAAAGGTTAAGTGGCTGAAAAAAATCTGAAAAACTGCAAAGAGTGTTCTCAAATGCTTTGAAAGATAATTGATATTCTTTGTGGACATCATACATTTGGGGATTTTCAGCAGCAGTTTTCTCCGaaggagtgcagcccttgtaaggcaaaccctccgaagagggtgggcggcacctgccatgtgtaggtaactgcgtgttattgtggtgaaggatagtgttatgtgtgagttgcagggatgttggggacagcacaaacacccagcccccgagccattggaattaaccaatgaaggttaaaatccccgacccggccggaaatcgaatccgaggccctctgaaccgaaggccagtacgctgaccattcagccaacgagtcggacatttgcccCCATAACATCGTGTGACGTCGAGCGGTGTTTCTCCAGGTACAGAATGAAGATAGAAAATGTCTTTGTGATTAATAGAAACTGAATGTAACAAACAAAACtgaaaaatgttcatttataggcctAAATTAATTATAAAGTGAgttcatatttttttcatttttttggaCATATAAAGaagatttttgggtcatatttgcttacatatttcgAAGATTTTCAGGTCATTAAAATCCGCCCtttgaaaataatgatgatgatgatgatgatgatgatgatgatgatgatagaagagatgaatttccagattattttatctgatttttttgctagttgttttacgtcgcaccgacacagataggtcttacggcgacgatgggacatgaaagggctaggagtgggaaggaagcggccgtggccttaattaaggaatagccccagcatttgcctggtgtgaaaatgggaaaccacggaaaaccattttcagggctgccgacagtggggttcgaacctactatctcccgaatactggatactggccgcacttaaacgactgcagctatcgagctcggtattttcttTATCTGATTtatatagaaaaaaatatatatagtaaagATATAAAACGTAAAGATTACTAgatgttttaaaaaataaataatataattatacaGAATAATTGCTCTAAATACAATGCCATTATTTTCTTATGAAAGTAGCCTGTAACTTCAAGGTTTGTAACTTGTAATTTTGTTATTGATTATAGATGATTATCCTTACATACCGGTAGTCTAAGTACACTGAAACACATAAGTTTTATAAATGATTACAATGGTTAAAAGGCCTCATGAAAATCTTTGAGGATCATTTTTATTTCCCCAAGACTGATTTCATTCTTATTTCTCTGATACGTTTTCCTGTGCTTTCCTTGAACATTTCTATACAATGATATCCTCTATCTACTGATGTCCCATCAATTCCAGGCAATATCTCGATTTTtaaaaatggcgcatggcttttcgTGGCGGGATGTTTGCCCGCCAGgtatatatacaaatatttattAGGTTCATTTCTGTAGTCAGCTTGGTCCaccggctcgctaggtgcaggtcttttgatttgacgtccgtaggcgacctgcgcgtcgtgattaggatgaaatgatgaagacgacacatacacccattccccatggcaggggaattaaccaattctggttaaaattctcggccctgccgggaatcaaacccgggacccctgtgaccaaaggccagcaccctaactatctagccatgaagccggacaatttCTCGATTAACTAACGACATATACAGAGTGGGCAAAATAAAAATGGCCAGGAAAATATAAGTCTGACGCGGaattggcccttgttaatgaacaggagagctgcccatcgcaggaaatgctggaaaccgtgatttcgatgcaccatcgattgctgtcacatgtctgcgcgtgcgcttcttcagagtacgtcgctgtgtcattacacgTGAGTGAGCGGAGCAGGCGTGTTTCGAGACCAGTTGactgcaacacaaaatggtgctcacgataaaatagcgcttgttcattgtcgagtgttatgctaAGCACGATTCGttgaaaacctgtgcggaactgtttgcgcacgAGTTTATGACTGTAAGTGTTTTGGCAAACCCTCCAGCAAAATCTGCATTGCAAAACTTAGTGGCTAAATGGTGTGAAACGGGTTCTgtagcataaaaaaaaaaagaattcaaacaccagaaaacattgctcgagtggaGGAAAACTTGGAACGAATCCGACGAAATCTAAACGCCGTTTATCTGtccaagtgggaattaagagatcatcGTGTTGAAACATTATAAAAAAATGACCTGTGCCTGTACTCTTAAAAatgtactgttgtgcatgcgttaaagcgtccagagaACCTTCGCGTGTTTAGTTCTGCtggaccgagctccatagctgcagtcgcttaagtatccagtgttcgggagatagtgggttcgaaccccactgtcggcagccctgaagatggttttccgtggtttcccattttcacaccggacaaatgctggggctatagactttaattaaggccacgaccgcttccttcgcactcctagccctttcctgtcccatcgtcgccataagacctatctgtgtcggtgcgttataaagcaacttgaaaaaaaaaaccacgaaAAAGTTCTGCCGGAGGTTTTTGAGtggagtggagtcaggacttttcaTTTCTTCACACGAGGTCACTTCCAGCATCTTCTacgatgttcattaacaagggtcagtccTATCGCAAATAATTtttcgggccagttttattttgcccgccaggtatatatacaaatatttattAGGTTCATTTCTGTAGTCAGCTTGGTCCAAAATTTTGATCGTTATTAAATGTGTGTGGTAAACAGAGACTGCCAAGGCGAAAGTGTAAGGTGTATTCGTctcgcccggaatgacgtgggtctGACTGCCCACAAGGAAGCCGAAATGCAGTTGAGACTGGTGAATACGaaactctgttctgcgtaattctgTTCTCCGTAAATTATTGTAGTTCCCGGCAAACTATAACTTAAAACATGGTAACTAAACCTCATTTGTACGTGACCCGTTTATAGGTATTTCGGTGTTATACGTAGGCCTATTAAATCTCGTAAAATACGATTTCTTTGTACGAAACTAAGTTAAAATAATGTCGCGGAACACAGGCGAGTTAGAAATACGATATATTAGAATCGATTTTGTTGGCGGCTGCAGCTGTCGGAGTGATGGAGTGGTCTAGCAAAAAGTGACCGCACGGTATTACCAAAACGAGATTTAACTGGAAGATTACGAGACAGTTGATTTCTAAGTAACAGAGTTAAAATAATGCCATAGACAAATTAATTTCCTGTTCTTACCGAAATACAGGCGAATTAGAAATATGATACACTAGTGTCAGCATTGTTGGGGATTCGGTTGCAGATATCGGTCTAGCGAAGGTCGTGGGAAGTGACCACGCGACATAAAGCTACATTAGAAAGATTACGGAACACCTGTTCTGGACATACGATACACGTCCATTTTAACTGTAAGCTGGTTATGAAAACGCGATACATTAAAATGATACCGAGATTTGGCATCTGGAGTATTGAGTAATAATAACCAAGTAAAATCTGCGTGATGAAATCAGACACAAATGTATTTAGAATCGAGATTGCCACTACTCGAGAggcacatggcgctgaggttcacccaccctacatcaaaaatgagtaccagtctTCTGGGAAACTTAAAATGGGAGACCTCTATCGGATTTTCAATCATAGATGAGCATTAGCGGTTTCACTCGCGAAGAGATCTGGTAAATATTTTACACTCGAACGACGGCCTTTACCACTAGACCTCACTACGGGCCTTCTCTTCACTCGAGGCTAGTAGTTTCCCTGAATACTGTCTAGCCTTGTTGATGGCGTTTATTGAACTGAGCCTTTTGATAGTGTAGGCCTGTGTAATCGGGGCTTATATTCTGCGACCTCCCCATAAAAATGGAGTCTCATGGATAAAGTACAGTATATACGTAGTGTATTCggtgcccagctccatggctaaataattagcatgctggcctttggtccaagtggCCCCGGATTCGAAAcccggccgagtcgaggattttaactttaattggttaattctcctagctcggagctgggtgtttgtgtcgtctcacagaggcgcaggtcgcctacagggagtcaactcgaaagacctccaccatCCTCTCAcgaggccgcacgccattattattagtatacaTTCGGCAATAAACTACGAGTGACTCCATCCTAAAAACGCATAGCCTAGTTAAAAAGCTATATGAGGTAGAAACGTGTAATTCACATGTGGTACACGTTTCTTAAACACATGCACAGTGTACATTATCCATTGCAGCACGTGTTGAGTGAATAACACAAACATGTTGGACGATTCATCGACTATTATtatgacaatttgctttacgtcgcaccgacacagataagtcttatggtgacgatgggagagggaaagcctaggagtgggaaggaagcgaccgtggcctgaattttaggtacagccccagcatttgcctggtgttaaaatgggaaaccacggaaaaccatcttcagggctacgaacagtggggttcgaacgcacaatcttccggatgcaagctaacagctgcgcgcccgtaactcaCGGTCGATTCATTGTCTTGGGAAGCAGATCCTCTGACGCGCTTCCTCCGATAACCATTACGTCATACCATGCACGGTAGGAATGCCGAAGGCAATCAGTCACGTCTTATACCAGGCGTGTATCTGCCATAACAGCTTTCTTTCACTTCCAGTCTTCTTAGAAACTTAACGCACAATGAGATACCTCTGTCGGGTTTTGAATCACAGATGAGCCTTAGCTCATTTTCTCGCGAAGTAACTTTGTCTCCTGTTTCACTTGTGAACGCTTTACGGTAGTTCACATTACGTTTTATCAAAGTCAGATCGTTAGTTTCCAGGAGGAATCTGAGGAATCTGGAAGCAATCATACTGAGTAGGAAGGTATGAACGTGATTGACATTTAGCCTATAACGCAAAGATATCCATTAAACAGAgaaactgatttatttatttatttattcattctcgAAATACGATATGTGAGGTACGGGATTAAATGTAGCTAAGAAGTTAAAAggcagtctggctccttggctgaatgatcatcgtAGTGACTTTCGGTACAGAGGGCCTCGGGTTCTATTcctggtcgggtcagggattttaacgtaTGGCTCTGGGGCTTGcgtttgtgctcgtcttaatacacatcttcatttacataaaacacatTACAATACCAAGTACTACAGAAGCACGCAgaagtgaatacattcctctacataCCGTCTGGGTGGCGTCAGAAAAGGtattcggccataaaactgggcttggTTCATATCTGGTGGCGgtgattgttttcagaggaagtacaaataggcaaccatcctctcttaacagtaatccgagggaaagaaaaagaagaggtccgaacctccgaagaatgaaggtatcggcgaaagaaagggaaAAGCCAAACAGGGCATAACAATGAAAgatccctaggcttcgcaaacatAATACCATCGGGTTCGGATAAGTGATGTCAGGGAGGTCCAAGCGAGGAGGGCGGGACTAATAAGCGGAACCAATGTCAGATTCAGCTAGGAGACCAGTGGTCGCCagcacacgctcccaagttgagagagtggtgatggtagtgatcactgttttaagaggaagtacaactgggcaaccatcctctattaacactaatcagaagaaaaaaaatggaaggggttcaacATTTCCAAAAATGAAGCTCTCGACGAAAGAAAAACAAGTGCCAAGAagggcttcgcaaacctaataccgtcggggtcggaaaagaacaagagttgaccaagaaaggtagaataggtgaaagtgaggagcctggcaaaaggaaggggaagcaatgctaggactcagctaagggtcccctGATCGCCCACCCCctcgcaagttaagagcccctggggccctttttagtcgtctcttacgacaggcagggataccgtgggatACCTACCCACAGAGGACAAGTTGAGAGACTGGtccctctttcagtcgcctcttacgacagacaggggatttCGTGGATGCATTCCACCGTCCCCACCTACAGGAGAATTAATCCGCATCTAATGACGATTGCGGTTAATtgaaaaaaggtcaggaagaagaaggtAAAGGCAATGGATCATTgagtattattttaaaataattatatatggACACGGCCATGTTTGGTGGAGGTGGTtatttttaggaggaagtacaactgtgctcATCTTTACACAGCCATATTTGGCAAATCATTTCGTTCCGAGTGGGACTAGGTGAGAAGTCAGCTTCCTTCATATCGAAGTGTTCATGATTTGGAGCACAATGTCCAACCGTAGACAAATCTACCACTGCATAACATACGACGTCCGTTTCATTCCATGCCCGATGGTACCAACGATTGACTTGAGACACGAGCGGTCCAAGATACTTATGTGAACTTATCTGTGCCACGTAACATTGTCTTATGAATTTACCGAGCAGTGTTGTATTTTGTCTGCGCGATAGTTGGTTAAAAttggaaaatcatcatcatcatcaagaagaagaagaagaagaagaaaaagagaaaaacgtT
Proteins encoded:
- the LOC136872732 gene encoding uncharacterized protein, whose translation is MAEILEIFKQWGQRFLEKSRAPRSFRSALWDLEGISQENSDPRELPRPARPSGPLCLEELQAYIDHQTPNQDSTRVLQKTDECCKNGFACVNCKELTDNLVNCVVCVEPLQGVKIFSCYHCGNVICWKCVERVHLCPFCRCEVRRDASSRNQALENVLARLALPCRNARWGCKEFLHLEDRVTHEISCQFTLLGCPWQRDCGWQGDAESVVVHLKKKHNITVLPASGITIEISHFRSKMIASDQKVRKYTVPLSCFASVFVCKVSLCQRKLRITFTRISDGTDIAKFGAWLQVTSSFRTLRGIMPISSQSTRTKALDVSCESLVSPWKKTDETVVVDITIRPIT